In Rhipicephalus sanguineus isolate Rsan-2018 chromosome 1, BIME_Rsan_1.4, whole genome shotgun sequence, the DNA window CATCGAAGGTGTCACGCAGCTAAGTTTGAGGACACAGGTTTGATTCCAGTTACGGCAGTCGCACTTAAATTGGGGCAGAATGCAAGAaaacctgtgtacttagatttagatgtgtggtaaagaaccccaggtcgccAAAACTAATCTGgagtcccccccccccatgcaGCATAGctcataatcatagtgtggttttggcacgtaaaatcctatAATTGCAAGATTGTGTATTGTTACTCATTCGCTTCATTCTTGTAACATGAGTAGCTGTCTGTCTTGGTATCTTAAGCTTTCTGTATATGCTTAGTGATGCTCAAGTTTTTAACTCATCGCTTGAATGTCTTGATCAAACCTATGTGTTCTCACTCTTCTGGGTTTTGCTAGCTGCATTCCGTCTCAATGCCATGCGCCTTATGAGATATATGGCCAGGGGTGTTTGAACAGCAAGATTTCCTAATCTAATTGCATATAGGTATTTGAGAAAAACAACTTTTAAATATTGAGTCAATCGTAGAATCGTATTTCCTTATTTTTGAACAAGCAAAGTATTCTGTACCTCTTTCGTTTAAAAAACAATGGCATATTTCTATTATTTGATACACACGATAGTGTTCACTACTGGGCATAAGTCTACTGAGCAGCTTGTAAATGCGAAACAATAAAGTGTGTTGTATATGATGCACCATGACAATAATAGCAATAATAGTAATAAAACTGGAACAGGGCATCACCAGATTTTCAGAATGTAGTGTGTGTTATTGATTATCGTACATCACTGAACAATGTTTTAAAATGTAAACATCATGAGACTGTCaaaaaaaactattttgcctGAACTGTGAAAACAAACTGTAAAAAGCAGAAGCTAGCCACTCTACGTGTTTGCTCATCAAATGGCACATTTGTGCACAACTACGGCTCTGCTGCAGCAGAATCATTCGGGCAGTTGCTACTTGCATATGTCTTTGTCCCTTTAGAATGCACCATTTATTATGTATCTTTGATATCAACAGAATTTAATATGGTTTCATACACATTGTGATACCTCTAGTGTGAAACCAAGGTTTTAGCTGCTTTCCCCTGAAAgtttttttaacggcgataatGTAAATAAACAGGAAATCAGCTGGCCTCATGAGCCCCATTTCATTctgacctcctcctcctccctgtgCTCTGTCATTGCGGTATAAGTACAATGGCACTTGTGGTTGTACTCTGGTCATCTGCCAGCCTTCAAGTCAACTTCATTGGTAGAACAGCTGCCCCAAGAAGACAGTGTTGGCACATTTGATCTGAAGCCATGTGTCATTTTTCTTAATTCAAATCAGCATGCTGTTAATGTTTTCTTTTAGCTAGGGGTTACTTACTCTCACATATAAATTTTCTCATTCTAAGTGCGCATGCTGTTTGGTGTTGTGATGAACTTGCACACCAGTGCAGATCGACCTGGGCATCCTATGTAACTGCTGTGGCTATAGTACTCAAACTATAGAGCCTTTTACAAGAACTAGAGAAGCCCCCCCCGCCCATGTTTCACTTTTCACAGCTCTTACGTCAGCAGAGCAAGGTCAGTGAAGGATTGCAGCAAGTCGATGCAAGCTGGCGCCCAGCACTGTGCGACACACGCATGGCAGTGTTTTCTGATCCCTATGCGGCATTTTTTTGGCAAGTTATGTTCTAGTAACTTCACTATGATGGCACTTTGAGCCATATGATGTCATATTTGGCAGACAGCCCATAAAGTCATATGGCTTTGGCAATAAATGTTGCGCGGCACTCAACACACTTGGTAAGGCAAACATTGGTGAGCCTTGTGAGGCGGCACCTTAAAAACCAACTGCAGCAAAATTTCACTTTTTTCAAATTGGTTAAAGATGCATAGCTTATGCTATTGAAACAATCTTGACAAAGCTGCAGGGTGGGAATGATACTAGGTATAATTTTCTTAACATAAAATTTTAAATGACTGCAAAACTATATGCATAGCTTTTTACATGGTCCTAAATTTTGTTGCAGTTGGCCCTTAAACTGTTCAGGCAGTGTGCTGCCTAAAAGGCATCGCATTGTGTTGGTGCCTTGACATGCTGTTTGAACAAATACATTCTAGATGGCAGTGTTTTCTTTCTCCCCCCTCTAACTTATTCTCTATCCTGCATTGCAAGTACAGTGACGTGTATAAGTGTTTTTACTCCAGGGCTTTATTCAAGTTCAGGTCACACATACACTAATATGCAAGGTTACATCCAGTATATACATTAAAGAGTATATAAGAGCATGAGCATCTACAATGAGGCCTTTAATATGTGTACTCAATGCCAACTGATGCACAAAGGAGCTGGTAGCATGCAAAACACTGGCTAGCAATTGTATATTTACACATAAATAAGTGTTAAATTATGATGGGCTGAATCAATGTGCAATAAATTAAGTATGAAACATGATCACTATTGTGTGCTACTCCATTTTGGCATTGTGTTATCACACAATCGTTGCGTTATGTGTGCAAGTCATTGAATGTTGttaaaaagaataaaagagaACATTAATTTCATGAAATGGTGCACTTTGAAGCGCAGGTGCAGTCAAGGGAGAGAAACAATAGGGCCATATGAACCCCTTTGCACCCTctcacctcccctccccccaaaaacAAAATAGATTCCATGAACACATCTGCTTGCCAAGCCCCTCCCTTCCCAGTCAAGTGTGTGTTCCTCACTGCCCCTTTCAAGTTTCTGACTACACTGCTGCCTTGAATGGGCCAGCTTAATTTAGCATAATGAACATGGAAAATTGTAGCAGTGGGTGCAGCAAAGACGTTAGAGCACCGGTTGGTGCCTACAGGCAATGGTTCACACATGCATTGGTCGGTGTCACAGCTATATTCTAATTTAGTTCATATCTCTAGGTGCTGCCCCTAGAGGCTTTATCACCATTGGAACTTTGAGGCTGCTtgatatcgaggtttgagtattTGGCAGAACCGACACACAAGGTTTCCTGACCATAGTAGAAAAACAATGCATCCTGCTCAAAGATTCGAAAAGAGAGATAACAATTCATTAGAAAGATGCGTTGCGCAATAAAGGGGAAGAGTGGGCACCTCAGTTTCTGCCTACAGGCTTGTAACTGTGAGCAGTCTCATGCTGTTCATAGCTACATTCCAAAAATTAATGTGGCATGCAGCATATCTTATTCTGTGACTGCAGCCAATGCTAAATGATGCATATGACAAAAAGTGTTGACAATGGTGTCCAAGTCGAACTAGCATGCAAAATACTGTTTAGATTAAGGAAACACAAGCGTAACGCACCTGATGCTCTTTGGCCGCCATTGGCCTTTGCACCATAAGTATACACACATCGTCATCATCAAGCACAATGCACACTGAGCAGAAATCTGTTGCGCTGCTGTTCATGAGATGACTCTTGGTGTGAATATATTGCACATGATTGATGAACAGGAGTTTCCTCCAGAGACTTCATTAAGTAGAAAGCACTGTGGAATGATCCAGGTTCACCTTGACTTCTGTAAAACTATCATGAATAACAAGCAATCGCATAAAAATTCTGACAGCAACTCGATGTTGCATCTTCAGTAATGTTATCTGCCTGCGTATATACTGACGTGCTATGCCACCTCTGTCAGATATAGCATTACAAAGAATGTCCACTACACTGTATCATGTATGTGCTGAAATCTTGTCGCTGCTTTCACCATGGCTTGGGTCTTCACTTGTTGTACACGCACTGTCCAGGTAGTTGGTAAAACATGAGGTTGGGTTTGCAGGTGAGTCCTTCGGCACAAGTACCTCCGTGATTCCAGTAGCCACCGCACTCTTCACCAGGCCCCTAAATGATTtattggaaaaagaaaaaagccaagGTGACTCTCAGTTCAGGTGGTGACTCAGTCCAGGTCCCTTTTTTTAAAACTTGTGTGTTAATCGCAACAACATTGCAGGAATCGAAAGGTGGTAGTGGGGCGACAAAATGAACAATGTATGGAAGAAAAAGATTGTGCAGGAACTTGCACGCAAGTTGAGGCATAGTGTGTAAACATTTTTAAATGTATATATAGTTTTGCTGAAGTCaacaggggagggggagggtggtgTTAGTGTAGTAGGGATTTGCTGTTGCGCAGATGTAATACTTATTCACTATATGCCACAACTTCCCTGCAAGATTGCGTActtcaaaaacaatttcttttGCGATGAATGTTTAAATggctattaaagggaccgacaactggccacaACGTGAGATTAGATCGTAGTAGAAATGATAAcacgtgaaatatagtgacagattccagcatccttttcacgTTGTGAATAGGATccatatttttaaatcgtgtttagcAAAAACTAGAACAAAAAccagtatgtcgcgcagcctagtggAAGAGTCTTGAATCTGGATTATGGAGCCAATCGCtctgctgtacgtagtcacgtagtgtGATGCTGTCATGCACGCCATAATCAGCCCTCAagattagagtatgtatattattatctatcaccgctctattctgtgctggttACGAGGTAAAAAGTAGTTGCAGCCAGTGGAGCATGTCGAcaagccgcggcgcatgcgcgcggagtgcacgcatgcgcagtaaaccgccgcgctcgaacacgaagcTCTCTCGCgttcactgtttgcagcatgtgtcgTCACgagtgtatacgacttcatattcgcagCAGATATAAAAAAATCCtcattacaaatgtttcacggcgttttccacgttgtcattccgtgattagacactctgaccggcaAGTTTACCgttgcgctgaagaaaataggtacctTAAAAATTGGttctcggtccctttaaaggggccctgcaatactttttgaaCGTCAgagaacgctgccgatcggtagtcaaggctcccgagaacatgcgagctAAATATAGCGCGGCACGCGGCCTGGAAATCCCGctttacaaatgatgccatatacccaagtccgcggccattggctgatttgagccaACGTTGATTCGAGTGTAATTTGAGCCAAACgttgatttgagcatcgtaaGCTCGATAGTTGCCGTGGCCGCTGCGGGATagcgccacgtgcccgcgctcgcgataGCACTGCAAGTAAGCCGTgcgttctaagaaaaaaaaaagtaagaaagtgctcaaggtcctgacgcgcgctgacgaaggggcGCATCTCCTTGCCCCTTGTCATCCTGCAGAGAAATGCCTGTAACTCCGCtcttacttgacggattctaaaaatgtttgcggcatgtCATTCGTGAAGCGTCATGCGCTAATAGTGATACTATTGAATTATAACTCgatcagaaaagtgttgcagggccccttcaagtaTTATTATACAACTTCGCTTGATGTGACTCGCTGTCTTAATTGCGTGTCTCTGCAAATCCGTGTTAGCTACAAACTGCACTGTTTCAGGGATGGGCACGCTTTGTCTGTGAAATATATTCTGGGGAGCTATACCATAtgcttacacacacaaaaaaaataattggAGCATAAACTCTTTAATTGGAAATTGTGAGATAGTGTGTACAAGCATTATGTGGAACTTCATCATACAAAAATATATATGGCAACATCACCCATAATTTACTCAGCATTATTCTGTAATCAGCCGTCATTTGGCCGAAATTAGCAACGTCTGACAGTAGCCTTCATCAGGCTACAATATTACGTAACACTCGACCCAAACTGGCTGGTGGCCAGATGCTGATGGTAAATTAGAAAAAAATAGTAGGTCAAAACACCTCTTTTCACAAGTCGCCCGGGGTGGTGGGGACGTTGAAGGTGTGCTAAATGTGCATGCTCTTGCAGAGTTTTTTGTGTCGCTGTCATGCTGTTTATCACTGGcgtagagtgtgtgtgtgtgtggggggggggggggttaattaatatcccccccgaatttttttcagttttgcatatgtagacatgcacacacatacaaccgaaaaaaaattgtggccaCGCCCCTGTTGTTACCACAGACACATGCATGCACCCACACATATATTTTCCCCTGAAAACCTTGCCAGAGAGCGCTTACGTaatttaaaaaaatttgcagaTAGCCGATGACTAAACATGGGGCTAAAGCTTTTGTTAACAGACTCGCTTATTCAGTTAATAACGCACTCGCACGTGCGCTTACGCCagggggcgcaggtgagcgcttgtctctaaagtcactggaactgACTTTAGAGACAAGCGCTCACCTGCGCTTTAGAGACAAGAGACAAGTGACTTTACTAATTGTCTCTAGTACTAGTAGTACTAGTAccagggtgcctcgatgtgtgcgccccctttagggtgttgccattcttgaaggggctgatgccgccgcgacgccattttttgccccgcatttgcgcctctcagcgcagccgccgtagagcggtgagacgccggtaagacgccgtgggctcaaatatggcagccaCGCCCGCAGATATCCTCACCCCAAAGCGGACAAAACGCTCATCAGGGCACCCTACTTGTCTCCTCGACTACTGGGTCTGGCTGCGCATGGCTGTCCGCGCAGATGCGCTTACGCGAACTGCGtgccacatatatatatagtattgcaaaaagccggcagatcccacgcattgtgggaatcaatgtaatgcgaagcagccagcaaagagctgcatacatcgtcttgtatgtcattgaggaaaatgcgtgtcatggttttcatgttaactcctattatttatgttcgtcacacagtaacgtcacgcaataccaacttcggggtcgatcaaattagagaaacggccgccagcgccccatgagcgtggcacgcaagtcatgctgtgcatgacatacgtgtcatgactttcatgttaactcgtgttatttatgttcctcacacggtcacgtcgcaagataccaattttggtgtatatcaagctagcgaaacggccgccagcaccccatgagcgtggcacgtaagtcatgctgtacatgacatgcgtgtcatgattttcatgttaactcgtgtttttatgttcgtcacacagtcacgtcgcgcaaaaccaattcccgggtagatcaagctagcgaaacggccgccagcgcgccatgatcgtggcacgtaagtcatgctgtacatgacatgcgtgtcattattttcatgttaactcgtgttatttatgttcctcacacggtcacgtcgcaagataccaattttggtgtatatcaagctagcgaaacggccgccagcaccccatgagcgtggcacgtaagtcatgctgtacatgacatgcgtgtcatgattttcatgttaactcgtgtttttatgttcgccacacagtcacgtcgcgcaataccaatttcggggtagagcaagctagcgaaatggccgccagcgctccatgagcgtggcacgtaagtcatgctgtacatgacatgcgtgtcatgatttttatgttaactcgtgttatttatgttcgttacacagtcacgtcgcgcaataccaatttcggggtagaccaagctagcgaagccgccgccagcgccccatgagcgtggcacgtaagtcatgctgtgcatgtcatgcgagtcatgattgtcatgttaactcgtgtttttatgttcatcacacggtcacgtcacaagataccaattttggtgtatataaatctagcgaaaccgccgccagcgccccatgagcgtggcacgtaagtcatgctgtgcatgtcatgcgagtcatgattgtcatgttaactcgtgttatttgtgttcgttacacagtcacgtcgcaagataccaattttggtgtatataaatctagcgaaaccgccgccagcgccccatgagcgtggcacgcaagtcatgctgtgcatgtcatgcgagtcatgattgtcatgttaactcgtgtttttatggggtaggtcaagctagcgaaaccgccgccggcgccccatgagcgtggcacgtaagtcatgctgtgcatgacatgcgtgtcatgattttcatgttaactcgaatttttgtgttcgtcatacagtcacgtcgcacaataccaatttcggggtagatcaagctagcgaaacggccgccagcgcaccatgagcgtggcacgtaagtcatgctgtacatgacatgcgtgtcatgattttcatgctatgacttgtcatttatgttcgtcatacagtcatgttacgccataccaattttggtgcacattcgatgaaccaagcgaccaggagagcacaaagtcgtaggcggctagatagatagatagatagatagatagatagatagatagatagatagatagatagatagatagatagatagatagatagatagatagatagatagatagatagatagatagatacgctcaaagtcgcagaagttcgctaagaaatgcttcgcatttaataatttctGGTGCGGGGTGTGGTCAAAGGCTGTGGGGGTAATTAGGTGAACTCAGGCAAATTACCAAAGTTATGTTATTTGTGCTTTATAGCTTTATGCTGTATCTGCATTTTCTTGCTGCaaaagttgtgcttttggtatTATGAAAGGGTAATTTtagtaatacgagaaaaatcgatttttcatGTATTAGTAAAATTACCCTttcatcagtggcgtagccaggggggttgggggggctgcagccccccccccccccccgaccattttcagttttgcatatgtatatatacacagacaTACAAACGAGCGCACGAacataaactatggttgaacATCCCCCCACCCcaacccctcgaaaaaaatttcttgctacgcccctgtctaCGTGGGCCTACATAGTTCTCAATCGGGAAATATGAATTACATTATGTACTAAGACTTGACATACAAAGTTTCAGGGAATAGTGTTGAGCCAATGGGGCCAAAATGCGAAAAATCACTTAATTTCGGTGCCGTCACGCCGACATCCATGAACAggggtttcggcgcgaaatttaaatgtgaaattttgaccttcattttctcttctgtGAGTACGCCTAATAATGATTTATGAGTctaaattgattcattgtttcacttgagTGCCCCTTTAAGCTTGGTGTTGCAGTGATTAGAAAACGTTGCACGTGTTCCAAGCTTCACTGAGTGCAGCCCTTGAACAGTCGGAACCTACAAGTCCGCCTCCGGTTGTTTTCGATTGCTTGTCTGCGAACGTTAGCAAAGACAGGAGGGAGAGAGACCAAAAGGTACCATCCGCATAACTTTCTTCCAGGGTTGTCACACTGTGCATTTTCGTGCCCGAAAGGTATAGAATTTTCCGTAGCTTGCGCATGAGCCGATCGCGATTGACAAATATGCTTGATAGAGATCGAGAATGCACCTGTAACGTCCGTATTATATATTCGGACAAGCTATCCGCCGGTCATCGATAAGACTGTAGTGATTGGAACACACAAGGACCGGCATACGGAAGGCGTAAATTAATGCACATGAGCGTTCACCGTTAAAGCGCTGGTCAAATGTGGTTTCGGCTCCAAACAACATGGTATACGATCGAAGTCATCCTAAACCTTTGCATCGTGGCTTCATCGCAACAGAAACCAGCGCTACCGATGTCACGGTTAGTGTTGTAAGCCACAGCTTCTAGGAAAGCGAACTGCTTGACGAACGTTCAATGCAGCAGGAACATGTACCCTCGATCGATGGCAGCGGCGCCGCACGGCACAACTCttcggtcaggggcgtagccagaaatttttttcgggggagaggggttcaaccataccttatgtatgttcgtgcgtgcgtttgtatgtgtgcatgtatatatacgcaagcaaaagtgaaaaatttcggggggggggtctgaacccccaaccccctcccccccccccggctacgccccggCCTTCGGTGTACGGTTCAATAGACGAACAGTTAAGGCTTCCATGACCCTTactcaataaaaaaaatgtatatttttGGCCATAAATTTCCCGGTTATAGCACAAGCGTTCGGTATATGTGCGTGTTGCTAACAAAATTTCTGAAAGCGAACTATACTCGGGAAATTTATATCTTATGTATGGGTGCGGCGAATTGCAGCCATCTAAAAAGTgctggttgcccccccccccccccaccccccacccccttttcgTGACACGTGCGAGAGGCTTCAAAACAGCAGCGAAGCGAGCTCACGACTTGAAGCCTTGCCTGCGAATCTGTTTCATAAGAGGCCTCCTCCGCTTACGCACGTTCGCCTCATACATCTtttgtcgtgcttttttttttttcccttccctgGGTGACGTAAAAGGGTGCACTCACGCTGGCGCAGACCCTGCAGCAGCCGCACATGTCGCTCGTGACTCCATAGGCGCAGTCTTCTTCCTCGGGGCAGTCGACCTCGACGCAGTCTGGACAGGAGGGCATCGACTCGGCCCTGGCGATTGTGGAGCGAAAGCGAAAAGAGAACTGCGGTTAGCCATGCGGGCCCGGCTTGCCTTTGCAAAGCCAAGCGATGCACGGGTGCCTTTTACGAGTATCCGCTTGCGCTTTACGCGGCATAAAGCGAGCAGGCACATGAATAGGATAAGGCGCACGCTTGGCCCTGAGCTTCTTTAGAAACCGCCGTTGCGGCGCAGCGGCCAAGACACGCTGTTTGCCCGGAGAGCGAGCACGAACTAGCGTGCTCGCGAGTTTCAGGAGATCCCGGGATGAAGCATGCACACGGGGGCCAACGGTCAAACGTGGCTCATTGATTCTATGGAGTGCTTGCCTCCTTCGCACGCAACGCCATCCATGCGCTAGATAAaatctgtggttttacgtcccaaaactacgatatgattatgagggacgccgtagtggagggctacggaaatttcgaccatctggtgtccctTAACGCGCACTAAAATCgaatagtacacgggcctctacaatttcgcgtccgccgaaatgcgaccgccgcagccgggatcgagctcgcgaccttcgggtcagcagccgagcaccgtaaccactgatccaccgtggcggacgatCCATGCTCTAGAGTTCACATAGTATGTTTAAAGGCGTAGAACAGTTACGAGGACTCATAGGAAACAGTGTTCGCTTGATCTTGTTGGTTCATTGCTAGCGAGGAATTCTGTTAACGTGCGCCGCTCCATTCTTGTCCATCTTTTCCGCACCGTTTAGTTTCTTGGGTTGATTAAAAGCTACTGCCGTGACCGCTTGTTTCAGCTCGTGTGTAAGGAATAGAACGCAGTTTATGAAAGCTCTTGGAAGCGCGTAAAACCAATATTCTCACTTTAGAAGGCACtttcgcgtgtatatatatataaaaaaaaaagacaaggcgCCGCTCGTTGAGCGTGGACACGCGGATCACGTGACAATGGGGTACCACTCAATTGTTTGACACATTTCATGGTTTCCGTACTTGTTTTCGGAAACTGTTAGCGTGTGAAAAAATAAAGCCTAAAATATAGGTCTACACAACGATCGAGACATTATGATTATTTAACGGCAAAGCTCACATACTTAAGCTATTCTGCATGGCACACGCGTAAGTTTTCCTTATTGCTGTGCGTGTTACGAGCACAATGTGTCAGTCTGCGACTAGACATATATGTCCTATTTGGTGTACTTGTGCACTGCTTCAGTAAAACTAGTATT includes these proteins:
- the LOC119374949 gene encoding venom protein 302 is translated as MKTTSCAALLFLTFIALAESMPSCPDCVEVDCPEEEDCAYGVTSDMCGCCRVCASGPGEECGGYWNHGGTCAEGLTCKPNLMFYQLPGQCVYNK